From one Salinibacterium hongtaonis genomic stretch:
- the rbfA gene encoding 30S ribosome-binding factor RbfA, translated as MVDPTRAARMADHIKQIVARRLERGLRDPRLGFVTITDVRVTGDLQHASIFYTVYGTDEERTDSAAALKSATGMFRTEVGKNLTSRLTPTIEFIADAVPENAKHIEDLLAEARLRDSEVEQQKQTAQYAGDEDPYVKPRVIGDDDDDDDDDDDDTVTDEDAVADKA; from the coding sequence ATGGTTGATCCGACCAGGGCGGCCCGCATGGCCGACCACATCAAGCAGATCGTTGCGCGGCGTCTCGAGCGGGGTCTGCGCGACCCGCGTCTGGGTTTTGTCACGATCACCGACGTTCGCGTCACGGGCGACCTGCAGCACGCCAGCATCTTTTACACCGTCTACGGCACCGACGAGGAGCGCACCGACTCGGCTGCGGCACTCAAGTCGGCTACGGGAATGTTTCGCACCGAGGTGGGCAAGAACCTCACGTCGCGATTGACTCCCACGATCGAGTTCATTGCGGACGCTGTGCCAGAGAACGCAAAGCACATCGAAGACCTGCTCGCGGAGGCCCGCCTTCGCGACAGCGAGGTTGAGCAGCAGAAGCAGACGGCGCAGTATGCGGGCGATGAAGACCCGTATGTGAAGCCTCGCGTTATCGGTGACGATGACGACGACGACGATGACGATGACGATGACACCGTCACCGACGAGGATGCCGTCGCCGACAAGGCGTAA
- a CDS encoding A/G-specific adenine glycosylase — protein MTLSSTVNAWFEQHGRTLPWREPGFTAWGTLVSEIMLQQTPVARVIPRLETWLTRWPTPAALAAEPPGEAVRAWERLGYPRRALALHAAATEIVEKHGGVVPSDVTVLLGLPGIGDYTARAVAAFAYGLRHPVVDTNVRRVIARAIAGQGEAGPPSTRRDLAAMEALLPEDAAAAQLTNAGVMELGAIVCTARAPRCEVCPLATTCAWRAAGYPDYEGPRAAVQKKFEGSDRQMRGLIMAELRASDIPVTRDEIDRVGTDAAQRGRALSGLLKDGLVVAVSGGYELP, from the coding sequence GTGACCCTATCTTCGACCGTGAACGCTTGGTTTGAGCAGCATGGGCGCACACTGCCGTGGCGGGAGCCCGGCTTTACCGCGTGGGGAACCCTCGTCAGCGAGATCATGCTGCAGCAGACCCCCGTAGCCCGCGTGATTCCCCGACTCGAGACCTGGCTTACGCGGTGGCCGACCCCTGCGGCCCTCGCCGCTGAACCACCCGGTGAAGCGGTTCGGGCGTGGGAGAGACTTGGTTACCCGCGCAGGGCTCTGGCGTTGCACGCCGCTGCCACAGAAATCGTCGAGAAGCATGGGGGCGTCGTCCCATCGGACGTCACGGTCCTGCTCGGCTTGCCAGGAATCGGCGACTATACGGCCAGGGCCGTTGCCGCATTCGCCTACGGCCTGAGACACCCTGTCGTCGACACCAACGTTCGCCGCGTCATCGCTAGGGCCATCGCGGGCCAGGGCGAGGCCGGGCCGCCGTCAACGCGCCGCGATCTTGCTGCCATGGAAGCCCTGCTCCCCGAGGACGCGGCGGCCGCCCAGCTGACGAACGCGGGCGTTATGGAACTCGGCGCGATCGTCTGCACCGCGCGGGCGCCGCGCTGCGAAGTCTGCCCTCTCGCGACGACCTGCGCCTGGCGCGCTGCCGGCTACCCCGACTATGAGGGGCCGCGTGCCGCCGTGCAGAAGAAATTCGAGGGCAGCGACCGGCAGATGCGCGGGCTGATCATGGCCGAACTGCGTGCGAGCGACATCCCCGTCACCCGTGACGAGATCGACCGAGTGGGAACGGATGCCGCCCAGCGCGGTCGCGCGCTGAGCGGCCTCCTCAAAGACGGCCTCGTCGTCGCCGTATCTGGCGGCTACGAACTGCCGTAA
- the map gene encoding type I methionyl aminopeptidase, whose translation MIEILTPAEVTRARDTGALVAHILQALKKRSVVGTNLLEIDQWAKSMILSAGAESCYVDYAPSFGRGPFGHYICTAVNDAVLHGMPHDYSLADGDLLTLDLAVSLKGIAADAAISFIVGESRPAESVALISATEEALAAGIAAAGPGARIGDIAYAIGSVLTEAGYPINMDFGGHGIGSTMHQDPHVPNSGRPGRGYQLRPGLLLALEPWVMVDTDVLVTDADGWTLRSATGCRTAHTEHTIAITEDGAEILTLARG comes from the coding sequence GTGATCGAAATCCTGACCCCAGCAGAAGTAACCCGCGCCCGCGATACCGGCGCCCTGGTCGCCCACATCCTTCAGGCCCTGAAAAAGCGCAGCGTCGTCGGCACCAATCTGCTGGAGATCGATCAGTGGGCAAAGTCCATGATTCTGTCGGCGGGAGCAGAGTCGTGTTACGTCGACTACGCGCCGTCGTTCGGCCGTGGACCCTTCGGCCACTACATCTGCACGGCGGTCAACGACGCTGTGCTCCACGGCATGCCGCATGACTACTCTCTTGCGGATGGCGACCTTCTCACGCTCGATCTCGCCGTCTCGCTCAAGGGGATAGCTGCTGATGCGGCGATCAGCTTTATTGTGGGCGAATCGCGACCAGCGGAGAGCGTTGCCCTCATTAGCGCGACAGAAGAGGCGCTGGCCGCGGGAATCGCTGCGGCAGGACCCGGAGCGCGCATCGGCGACATCGCTTATGCGATCGGATCAGTCCTCACCGAGGCCGGTTATCCCATCAACATGGATTTTGGCGGGCACGGCATCGGATCCACGATGCATCAGGATCCGCACGTTCCGAACTCAGGCCGCCCGGGCCGCGGCTACCAGCTCCGCCCGGGGCTCCTGCTCGCCCTCGAGCCATGGGTCATGGTCGATACCGACGTTCTCGTGACGGATGCCGACGGCTGGACCCTGCGAAGCGCCACCGGCTGCCGCACGGCGCACACGGAACACACGATTGCGATTACAGAAGACGGCGCCGAGATCCTTACGCTTGCGCGCGGCTGA
- a CDS encoding ketopantoate reductase family protein encodes MRIAVLGAGAIGGTIAALLDRAGHDVHVTARGETLAAIREHGIQLRGAWGEHTARVTATHTLDAAPELAILTTKAMDGAAAVTANLDALKGVPLVVVQNGLGGIEEVTELMPGRAVVGALALFAASWVSPGVVTVTAPAGTWLGMATEGDDSPARAAAEVLAPALPVRVVDNFVGARWTKLVINQVNAIPAITGLSVQEVISDTALRRVMVRGMREAVRVGRAKGIHFGTVNGLSHSTLLLVAWGPLWAGEIVALRLRAYLGDVPNPGSTLQSIRRGQPTEIDYLTGAVVAQSAGTGVQAPVNALLTELVHEVERTGKFLPPETVISRAQA; translated from the coding sequence ATGCGGATCGCAGTTCTCGGCGCAGGCGCCATCGGCGGCACGATCGCCGCCCTGCTCGACCGCGCGGGGCACGACGTCCACGTCACGGCGCGAGGCGAAACCCTTGCGGCAATTCGCGAGCACGGTATTCAACTAAGGGGTGCCTGGGGCGAGCACACAGCGCGCGTCACCGCGACGCACACGCTCGACGCCGCCCCGGAGCTCGCCATCCTCACGACGAAGGCGATGGACGGGGCCGCCGCCGTGACCGCCAACCTCGACGCGCTCAAGGGCGTTCCGCTCGTCGTCGTTCAGAACGGACTGGGCGGCATCGAGGAGGTCACCGAGCTCATGCCGGGGCGCGCCGTCGTGGGCGCCCTCGCCCTCTTCGCCGCATCCTGGGTCTCCCCCGGCGTCGTGACGGTCACCGCCCCTGCCGGCACCTGGCTCGGCATGGCAACCGAGGGCGACGACTCCCCCGCGCGCGCCGCTGCCGAGGTTCTTGCCCCGGCTCTGCCCGTAAGGGTCGTCGACAACTTCGTCGGCGCCCGATGGACCAAGCTCGTGATCAATCAGGTCAACGCGATCCCCGCAATCACGGGGCTCAGCGTTCAAGAGGTCATCAGCGACACGGCGCTTCGACGCGTGATGGTGCGAGGGATGCGCGAGGCCGTTCGCGTCGGCCGCGCCAAGGGCATCCACTTCGGAACCGTCAACGGCCTGTCACACAGCACTCTGCTGCTTGTGGCCTGGGGGCCGCTTTGGGCTGGCGAGATTGTGGCGCTACGACTCCGGGCCTATCTCGGCGATGTGCCGAACCCCGGCTCGACGCTCCAGAGCATCCGGCGCGGACAGCCCACCGAGATCGACTACCTCACGGGGGCGGTTGTCGCTCAGTCAGCTGGAACAGGCGTGCAGGCCCCCGTCAACGCGCTGCTTACTGAGCTGGTTCACGAGGTCGAGAGGACCGGAAAGTTCCTGCCACCCGAGACGGTGATCAGCCGCGCGCAAGCGTAA
- the truB gene encoding tRNA pseudouridine(55) synthase TruB: MTNDPATPVPPRNGIVLIDKPQGITSHDVVSRTRRMAQTRKVGHAGTLDPMATGLLVLGVNSSTRLLTYLVGLDKVYLATIRLGAASSTDDAEGQLGERSDTSSVTPARIAEGIALLTGEIEQVPSTVSAIKVGGKRAYALARAGEEVELASRRVTISEFTVVSEPRTVDGFVDVDVRVACSSGTYIRALARDLGVFLGVGGHLTALRRTSVGPFDIADALVLTGDREADVAIDFGSHLLHPAAVAGQLFATVRVDSDRVRDLENGKRVPLDGVEASDDPIAVVAPDGRLVGLVRYNGTAARVLVNFPTGA, translated from the coding sequence GTGACGAACGACCCAGCAACCCCCGTGCCCCCTCGCAACGGCATTGTGCTCATCGACAAGCCTCAGGGCATCACGAGCCACGACGTCGTGTCGAGAACTCGGCGTATGGCGCAGACCCGCAAGGTCGGGCACGCTGGCACGCTCGACCCCATGGCGACCGGCCTTCTTGTGTTGGGGGTGAATAGCTCCACCCGGCTGTTGACCTACCTCGTGGGGCTCGACAAGGTCTACCTGGCGACGATCCGTCTCGGCGCGGCGTCGTCCACTGACGACGCGGAGGGGCAGCTCGGGGAGCGCAGTGACACCTCCAGCGTTACCCCCGCCCGCATCGCCGAGGGCATCGCGCTGCTCACGGGCGAGATTGAGCAGGTTCCGAGCACCGTGAGCGCCATCAAGGTCGGCGGCAAGCGGGCCTACGCACTCGCGAGGGCGGGTGAAGAGGTCGAGCTCGCGTCTCGGCGCGTGACAATTTCGGAGTTCACCGTGGTCTCCGAACCCCGCACGGTCGATGGATTTGTCGACGTGGATGTTCGCGTCGCCTGCTCATCAGGAACGTACATTCGTGCTCTGGCCCGCGACCTTGGTGTTTTTCTGGGCGTCGGAGGGCACCTCACGGCGCTGCGGCGCACGAGTGTCGGGCCATTTGATATTGCGGATGCGCTGGTGCTGACGGGCGACCGCGAAGCAGACGTCGCGATCGACTTCGGCTCTCACCTTCTTCATCCCGCCGCAGTCGCGGGGCAGCTCTTTGCTACCGTGAGGGTCGACTCCGATCGGGTGAGAGATCTCGAGAACGGCAAGCGGGTTCCGCTCGACGGCGTGGAGGCCTCCGACGACCCGATCGCGGTGGTTGCACCCGACGGTCGGCTCGTGGGTCTGGTGCGTTACAACGGCACGGCGGCTCGCGTGCTGGTCAACTTTCCCACGGGCGCCTGA
- a CDS encoding bifunctional riboflavin kinase/FAD synthetase, producing MKLYDSLDEVPADFGPSAVTIGKFDGVHSGHRAVIAELRAMAEADGLVPTVVTFDRHPLALINPGLAPERLISNAQKAERLEAAGVQATLSLPFDEAFAAQSPDEFVERVLVNALKARIVFVGSDFRYGHRGEGNVAGLIEEGRRFGFEVRLVDDVRTREGRRASSTWIREALAQGRVEEAAEVLGTPATVRSIVVPGEKRGRELGFPTANLRPNPEGLIPADGVYAGWLTVDGVTYPAAISIGNNPTFEGVPARQVEAYVLDEDIDLYGRTVELAFVKYLRGMEKYDSIEALVAALRKDVDDTRAALGMPPQP from the coding sequence ATGAAGCTCTATGACTCCCTCGACGAGGTTCCGGCCGACTTCGGGCCGAGCGCTGTAACGATTGGCAAGTTCGACGGCGTTCATTCCGGGCACCGCGCGGTTATCGCGGAACTGCGTGCCATGGCGGAGGCCGACGGTCTGGTGCCCACCGTCGTGACCTTTGACCGGCATCCCCTTGCCTTGATCAACCCGGGGCTTGCCCCGGAGCGCCTCATCAGCAATGCGCAGAAGGCCGAGCGCCTCGAGGCCGCCGGGGTGCAGGCAACGCTCTCTCTGCCCTTTGATGAGGCCTTTGCCGCGCAGTCGCCGGATGAGTTCGTAGAGCGCGTGCTCGTCAACGCTCTCAAGGCTCGAATCGTCTTTGTTGGCAGCGACTTTCGTTATGGCCACCGCGGTGAAGGCAATGTTGCGGGTCTCATCGAAGAGGGGCGCAGATTCGGCTTCGAGGTGCGGCTCGTTGACGATGTTCGCACCCGCGAAGGTCGCAGGGCATCGTCGACCTGGATTCGCGAGGCTCTTGCCCAGGGTCGCGTCGAAGAGGCGGCCGAGGTGCTCGGCACGCCGGCGACCGTGCGGTCAATCGTGGTCCCCGGCGAGAAGCGGGGCCGCGAGCTTGGTTTTCCCACGGCGAACCTGCGGCCGAACCCCGAGGGGCTGATCCCCGCCGATGGTGTGTATGCCGGCTGGCTCACGGTGGACGGTGTCACCTATCCGGCCGCGATCTCCATCGGCAACAACCCGACCTTCGAAGGCGTTCCTGCCCGCCAGGTTGAGGCGTATGTGCTCGATGAGGACATCGACCTTTATGGAAGAACTGTCGAGCTGGCGTTCGTCAAATATCTGCGCGGCATGGAGAAGTACGACTCGATCGAGGCTCTCGTCGCAGCGCTTCGCAAAGACGTCGACGACACCCGTGCGGCGTTGGGCATGCCCCCGCAACCGTGA